The following proteins come from a genomic window of Vanessa tameamea isolate UH-Manoa-2023 chromosome 6, ilVanTame1 primary haplotype, whole genome shotgun sequence:
- the LOC113396355 gene encoding uncharacterized protein LOC113396355: MEWEGPPKQGLYDPQNEHEACGVGFVVAIDGKRSHKIVRDAETLAKRMEHRGACACDNDTGDGAGVLTAIPHQYYCAQLRSSHQIDLPPFGHYATGIFFLDKLHHQDIEKKFTELAESLGLSVICWRTVPTNNNTIGQVARNSEPYMRQVFVTGDISDENQLARQIFVLRKRASHELVVPGARFYICSLSLKTIVYKGLLTSNQLWEYFKDLTNPAFTTYLALVHTRFSTNTFPSWERAHPLRVLAHNGEINTLRGNVNLMKAREGVMKSELFGDDLKKLYPVVEPNLSDSGSADCVLEFLLHCGNRTLPEAVMTMVPEAWHNDPTMPKEKRDYYQWASCAMEPWDGPALVSFTDGRYIGAILDRNGLRPSRFYVTNENILVMASEVGVYDVDPEKVILKSRLKPGRMLLVDTQEKKIIEDVELKLKIAQSRPHSQWLQEQITMEDIHKSISPQVDVQSNGYDHSAISGLGDKRLGLFGYTIESINMLLLPMIQNKKEALGSMGNDAPLACLSRFQPLPYEYFKQLFAQVTNPPIDPFREKIVMSLLCPIGPTANILQPSADFVHRIFLPQPILSLPDLEALKRTSHRGWKTRVLDCTFAIGAGPHGLEPALTHIAHAALAAAAAGCQLLVLSDRAAGPARVPVSSLLALGAVHHHLIETRQRMKVGIIVETAEAREVHHMCVLLGYGADAICPYLAFELAFSLRNDNLIDQNLTDNDIYLAYQKAIETGLAKVMAKMGISMLQSYKSAQIFEAVGLSEEVIDKCFRGTQSRIGGVNFEIMSQETFDRHALTYGDCRDMLVLRNPGNYHWRAGGEKHINDPLSIANLQEAAVGNSASAYDRFRESALESVRACTLRGQLELVKLDEPLPLAEVEPAAEIVKRFATGAMSFGSISLEAHTTLAVAMNRVGGKSNTGEGGENADRYLNQDPEFNKRSAIKQVASGRFGVTASYLAHADDLQIKMAQGAKPGEGGELPGYKVTEEIAKTRCSVAGVGLISPPPHHDIYSIEDLAELIYDLKCANPRARISVKLVSEVGVGVVASGVAKGKAEHIVISGHDGGTGASSWTGIKSAGLPWELGVAETHQVLVLNDLRSRVVVQADGQIRTGFDVMVAALLGADEFGFSTAPLIALGCTMMRKCHLNTCPVGIATQDPVLRKKFAGKPEHVINYLFMLAEEVRVHMSEVGVRRFGELVGRTDLLKVRERNDNPKARLLNLGLILKNALHMRPGVNIVGGSKPQDFQLEKRLDNQIIQQCSGILDGTQQKIDIAMKITNEDRAFTSTLSYHIAMKFGEGGLPDGTSINISLTGSAGQSFCAFLSKGITVTLEGDANDYVGKGLSGGKVIIYPPKNSPFESHLNVIVGNVCLYGATSGRAYFRGIASERFCVRNSGCVAVAEGAGDHACEYMTAGVVLVLGLVGRNFAAGMSGGVAYVYDIDGSFKSKCNPEMVELLPLEKKEDLDEVQKLLEEFVEYTGSIIAKNLLETWPEPAKMFVKVFPYEYQRALKQIALKQATPKLESNGKPDENGVVDIEEAVRNVELDKKNLEKILDKTRGFIKYPRETSLYRPAEKRLNDWDEIYNLSGVRRGLRVQAARCMECGVPFCQGAHGCPLGNIIPKWNDLVYRADWRQALAMLLQTNNFPEFTGRVCPAPCEGACVLGISEPPVTIKNIECAIIDHAFESGWISPEIPEHRNGKTVAIVGSGPAGLACAHQLNKAGYAVTVFERNDRPGGLLQYGIPSMKLSKEVVGRRIKLMTAEGISFKCNIDVGKDISAAELANEYDALVLCMGATWPRDLPLKGRQLGGIHFAMEFLEGWQKRQAGPAPGHAAKDAPVLSAKDKDVLIIGGGDTGCDCIATALRQGAKSITTFEILPEPKKTRGQDNPWPQWPRVFRVDYGHEEVKVKFGNDPRKFSTLTKEFLDDGAGNVCGVSAAQVEWARGAGGRWDMRELPAERRVFAADLVLLAMGFLGPERYVASQLDLPLDARSNFETSKDNIYKTPMSNVFAAGDCRRGQSLVVWAISEGRQAARAVDIYLSGKSYLPGPGGVISNN; this comes from the exons GAGCAGTCATCAAATCGACTTGCCACCGTTTGGTCATTATGCCACTGGCATTTTCTTCCTGGACAAATTACATCATCAAGACATTGAGAAGAAGTTCACCGAGCTCGCTGAGAGCCTTGGTTTGAGTGTGATTTGTTGGAGGACGGTACCAACTAACAACAACACCATTG GTCAAGTGGCTCGTAACTCGGAGCCATATATGCGTCAAGTGTTTGTTACCGGAGATATCAGCGACGAAAACCAACTTGCACGCCAG ATATTCGTGCTGCGTAAACGCGCGTCCCACGAGCTAGTGGTGCCAGGGGCTCGCTTCTACATCTGCAGTTTGTCTCTGAAGACTATTGTTTATAAAGGACTTCTCACTTCAAACCAATTATGG gAATACTTCAAGGATCTGACAAACCCTGCCTTCACTACATACCTAGCGTTAGTACATACGCGCTTTTCTACCAACACCTTCCCAAGCTGGGAACGTGCGCATCCTTTGAG agtgCTTGCCCACAATGgcgaaataaatacattacgaGGTAACGTGAACCTGATGAAAGCTCGCGAAGGTGTCATGAAGAGCGAGTTATTTGGTGATG atcTGAAGAAGCTATACCCAGTTGTGGAACCGAATCTATCCGATTCCGGCTCAGCAGATTGTGTTCTCGAATTCTTGCTACATTGCGGAAATAGGACGCTGCCGGAAGCGGTGATGACGATGGTACCTGAAGCTTGGCACAATGATCCTACTATGCCAAAAGAAAAGAGAGACTATTATCAGTGGGCGTCGTGTGCTATGGAACCCTGGGACGGACCTGCTCTAGTTTCATTTACTGATGGAAGATATATCG GTGCCATATTAGATAGAAATGGTTTGAGACCATCTCGTTTCTAcgtaacaaatgaaaatatacttgtGATGGCGTCCGAAGTTGGGGTTTATGATGTCGACCcagaaaaagttatattaaag AGTCGTCTAAAGCCCGGACGAATGTTACTAGTCGATACGCAAGAGAAGAAGATCATCGAAGACGTGGAGCTTAAGTTAAAGATCGCGCAAAGCCGCCCGCACTCGCAGTGGCTGCAGGAACAG ATAACGATGGAGGACATCCACAAGTCAATCTCCCCTCAAGTGGACGTCCAAAGCAACGGATACGATCACAGTGCCATCTCCGGGCTCGGCGACAAGCGGCTGGGCCTGTTCGGATACACCATTGAATCCATCAACATGTTATTGCTACCTATGATACAGAACAA GAAGGAGGCCCTGGGCAGCATGGGCAACGACGCGCCGCTGGCGTGTCTGTCGCGCTTCCAGCCGCTCCCCTACGAATACTTCAAGCAGCTGTTCGCGCAAGTGACCAACCCGCCTATCGATCCTTTTCG CGAGAAGATCGTGATGTCCCTGCTGTGCCCGATCGGCCCCACCGCCAACATCCTGCAGCCGAGCGCTGATTTCGTACATCGCATATTTCTACCCCAGCCCATCCTCTCCCTACCTGATCTCGAGGCTCTAAAGCGGACTTCTCATCGAGGATGGAAg ACGCGGGTGCTGGACTGCACGTTCGCCATCGGCGCCGGGCCGCACGGGCTGGAGCCGGCGCTGACGCACATCGCGCACGCGGCgctggcggcggcggcggcgggctgCCAGCTGCTCGTGCTGTCCGACCGCGCCGCCGGGCCCGCGCGCGTGCCCGTCAGCTCGCTGCTGGCGCTCG GCGCCGTCCACCATCATTTGATCGAAACGCGTCAACGCATGAAAGTGGGAATCATAGTGGAAACTGCGGAAGCTCGAGAGGTACACCACATGTGCGTTTTACTTG GCTACGGGGCTGACGCCATCTGTCCCTACCTGGCTTTCGAGCTAGCTTTTTCTCTGCGCAACGACAACCTGATCGACCAGAACCTAACCGACAATGACATATACTTGGCATACCAAAAAGCCATCGAGACCGGCCTCGCCAAGGTAATGGCCAAGATGGGGATCAGCATGCTGCAATCCTACAAGAGCGCACAGATTTTCGAGGCAGTCGGACTCAGTGAAGAGGTCATCGACAAGTGCTTTCGCGGCACGCAATCGAGGATCG GTGGCGTTAATTTTGAGATTATGTCTCAGGAAACGTTTGACAGGCATGCATTGACTTACGGTGACTGTCGCGATATGCTGGTCTTGAG GAACCCGGGCAACTACCACTGGCGCGCGGGCGGCGAGAAGCACATCAACGACCCGCTGTCCATCGCCAACCTGCAGGAGGCCGCCGTCGGCAACAGCGCCTCCGCCTACGACCGCTTCAG GGAGAGCGCGCTGGAGTCGGTGCGCGCGTGCACGCTGCGCGGGCAGCTGGAGCTCGTGAAGCTGGACGAGCCGCTGCCGCTGGCCGAGGTCGAGCCCGCCGCGGAGATCGTCAAGCGGTTTGCCACCG GTGCTATGTCTTTCGGCTCAATATCTCTGGAGGCGCACACAACGCTCGCGGTCGCCATGAATCGTGTGGGAGGAAAATCTAATACCGGAGAGGGCGGAGAAAACGCTGATCGGTATCTCAATCAG GATCCTGAATTCAACAAGCGTTCGGCCATAAAGCAAGTGGCATCCGGACGGTTCGGAGTGACCGCGTCCTATTTAGCGCACGCTGATGACTTACAAATCAAGATGGCGCAGGGAGCCAAACCCGGGGAGGGCGGAGAATTACCCG GCTACAAGGTGACGGAGGAAATAGCGAAGACGCGGTGCTCCGTGGCGGGCGTGGGGCTGATCTCCCCGCCGCCGCACCACGACATCTACTCCATCGAGGACCTGGCCGAGCTCATCTACGACCTGAAGTGCGCCAACCCGCGCGCGCGCATCTCCGTCAAGCTCGTCTCCGAGGTCGGCGTGGGCGTCGTCGCCTCGGGCGTCGCCAAG GGCAAGGCGGAGCACATCGTGATCTCGGGGCACGACGGCGGCACGGGCGCCAGCTCGTGGACCGGCATCAAGAGCGCGGGGCTGCCGTGGGAGCTGGGCGTGGCCGAGACGCACCAGGTGCTCGTGCTCAACGACCTGCGGTCACG AGTCGTGGTTCAAGCGGATGGACAGATTCGAACTGGTTTCGATGTGATGGTGGCGGCGCTGCTCGGTGCGGACGAGTTCGGCTTTAGTACTGCGCCCCTCATTGCATTAG GTTGTACAATGATGAGAAAATGTCACCTGAACACGTGTCCTGTGGGCATTGCGACGCAAGATCCCGTTCTTCGCAAGAAATTCGCCGGCAAGCCGGAACACGTCATCAACTATCTGTTCATGTTAGCGGAAGAG GTGCGCGTGCACATGTCGGAGGTGGGCGTGCGGCGCTTCGGGGAGCTGGTGGGCCGCACCGACCTGCTCAAAGTGCGCGAGCGCAACGACAACCCCAAGGCGCGCCTGCTCAACCTCGGGCTCATACTCAAAAACGCGCTGCACATGCGGCCCGGCGTCAACATCGTCGGGGGCTCCAAGCCGCAG GACTTCCAATTAGAGAAACGTCTAGATAACCAGATAATCCAGCAGTGCAGCGGTATACTGGATGGCACTCAGCAGAAAATTGACATTGCCATGAAAATCACGAACGAAGACCGCGCCTTCACATCCACGCTTTCTTACCACATTGCCat GAAATTTGGCGAGGGTGGCTTGCCTGACGgtacatcaataaatatttcactgaCTGGTTCTGCGGGTCAGAGCTTTTGCGCTTTCCTCTCAAAGGGAATCACAGTTACACTCGAAGGCGACGCCAATGATTATGTCG GAAAGGGTCTCTCCGGGGGCAAGGTCATAATTTATCCACCTAAGAATTCACCATTTGAGTCACATTTAAATGTGATCGTGGGCAATGTATGTCTCTACGGGGCTACCTCTGGAAGAGCTTACTTCAG GGGCATCGCGTCGGAGCGGTTCTGCGTGCGCAACTCGGGCTGCGTGGCGGTGGCGGAGGGCGCGGGCGACCACGCGTGCGAGTACATGACGGCCGGCGTCGTGCTCGTGCTCGGCCTCGTCGGCAGGAACTTCGCCGCCGGCATGAGCG GTGGTGTCGCTTACGTGTACGATATCGACGGCTCATTCAAGAGTAAGTGCAACCCTGAAATGGTAGAGCTGTTGCCGTTAGAGAAAAAGGAGGATTTGGACGAAGTGCAAAAACTGTTGGAAGAATTTGTAGAATATACTGG CTCGATAATTGCGAAGAATCTTCTCGAAACCTGGCCAGAACCAGCCAAAATGTTCGTCAAGGTATTCCCTTACGAGTACCAGCGAGCTCTGAAACAGATAGCTCTTAAGCAAGCCACGCCGAAACTCGAGAGTAATGGCAAGCCCGATGAGAATGGCGTCGTAGACATCGAGGAagcagttcggaatgtagagtTGGATAAGAAAAACCTCGAAAAGATTTTGGATAAGACCAG GGGCTTCATCAAGTACCCGCGCGAGACGTCGCTGTACCGGCCGGCGGAGAAGCGGCTGAACGACTGGGACGAGATCTACAACCTGTCGGGCGTGCGGCGCGGGCTGCGCGTGCAGGCGGCGCGCTGCATGGAGTGCGGGGTGCCCTTCTGCCAGGGCGCGCACGGCTGCCCGCTCGGCAACATCATCCCCAAGTGGAACGACCTGGTGTACCGCGCCGACTGGCGGCAGGCGCTCGCCATGCTGCTGCAGACCAACAACTTCCCCG AGTTCACGGGGCGCGTGTGCCCGGCGCCGTGCGAGGGCGCGTGCGTGCTCGGCATCTCCGAGCCGCCCGTCACCATCAAGAACATCGAGTGCGCTATCATCGACCACGCCTTCGAGAGTGGCTGGATCAGCCCCGAG attCCAGAGCATCGCAATGGAAAAACTGTCGCTATCGTCGGTTCGGGCCCGGCCGGGTTGGCTTGCGCTCATCAATTAAACAAG gcTGGATACGCGGTGACAGTATTCGAACGTAACGATCGTCCCGGTGGTTTGCTGCAATATGGAATTCCGAGTATGAAGCTGAGCAAGGAAGTCGTGGGTCGAAGGATCAAGCTGATGACTGCTGAGGGCATTTCGTTCAAATGTAACATCGATGTTGGAAAAGATATTTCTGCAGCCGAGCTGGCTAACGA ATACGACGCTCTAGTCCTCTGCATGGGTGCAACGTGGCCGCGCGACCTGCCGCTGAAGGGTCGGCAGCTGGGCGGCATCCACTTCGCCATGGAGTTCCTCGAGGGCTGGCAGAAGCGCCAGGCCGGCCCCGCGCCCGGACACGCCGCCAAGGACGCGCCCGTGCTGTCCGCCAAGGACAAGGACGTGCTCATCATCGGCGGCGGCGACACCGG gTGTGACTGTATAGCGACAGCGCTTCGGCAAGGTGCCAAGTCCATCACGACATTCGAGATCCTCCCCGAGCCTAAGAAAACCAGAGGACAAGACAATCCGTGGCCACAGTGGCCCAGAGTGTTCAG GGTCGACTACGGTCACGAAGAAGTGAAGGTCAAGTTCGGCAATGACCCAAGGAAATTCTCCACGCTGACTAAGGAATTCCTCGATgacg GCGCGGGCAACGTGTGCGGCGTGTCGGCGGCGCAGGTGGAGtgggcgcgcggcgcgggcgggCGCTGGGACATGCGCGAGCTGCCCGCCGAGCGCCGCGTGTTCGCCGCCGACCTCGTGCTGCTCGCCATGGGCTTCCTCGGCCCGGAGCGCTACGTCGCCTCGCAGCTCG ATCTCCCACTTGACGCGCGAAGCAACTTCGAAACATCGAAGGACAACATCTACAAGACTCCCATGAGCAACGTATTTGCTGCAGGAG ATTGTCGTCGTGGTCAGTCTTTAGTCGTATGGGCCATATCAGAAGGCCGACAGGCTGCCAGAGCCGTGGATATATATCTGTCAGGCAAGTCCTACCTTCCAGGTCCCGGCGGAGTTATTTCcaacaattaa